A single window of Cytobacillus dafuensis DNA harbors:
- a CDS encoding threonine/serine exporter family protein, with protein MENKLPQTIEVIDLCLLAGKIMLQCGAETYRVEDTMTRIAASLGIPSSHSYVTPTGIIFSIDGTEPAKLIRIYDRTTDLYKVTVVNGISRKISSGEISANEAFKKLMDIEKANYTFPLYQQILAAAISSGCFLMMFLGQWKDFIPAIITGGLGFICFVYIHNLVKIKFFSEFMASVVIGLSAYILVSLGIGVQLDKIIIGSVMPLVPGLLITNAVRDLMAGHLVAGLSKGAEAFLTACAIGTGIAIVFAFY; from the coding sequence ATGGAAAATAAACTTCCTCAAACAATTGAAGTGATCGATTTATGCCTGCTTGCAGGAAAAATCATGCTTCAATGTGGAGCAGAAACATATCGGGTTGAAGATACAATGACTAGGATTGCTGCATCATTAGGCATCCCTTCATCACATAGCTATGTAACACCAACTGGAATTATTTTTTCAATTGATGGAACAGAGCCTGCTAAGCTCATTAGAATTTATGATCGTACAACCGATTTATATAAGGTCACAGTAGTTAATGGCATATCGAGGAAAATTAGCAGTGGAGAAATAAGTGCGAATGAAGCTTTTAAGAAATTAATGGATATAGAAAAAGCTAACTACACCTTTCCGTTATACCAACAAATTCTCGCTGCAGCCATTTCTAGCGGCTGCTTCCTAATGATGTTTTTAGGACAGTGGAAAGACTTTATTCCTGCTATCATTACAGGTGGGCTGGGATTTATTTGCTTCGTATATATTCATAATTTGGTAAAGATCAAATTCTTCTCTGAATTTATGGCATCTGTCGTCATAGGCTTAAGTGCCTATATACTTGTGTCATTAGGGATAGGGGTTCAACTGGATAAAATTATTATCGGATCAGTCATGCCGCTTGTGCCTGGACTTTTAATCACAAACGCAGTAAGAGATTTGATGGCTGGACATTTAGTTGCTGGATTATCAAAAGGGGCGGAAGCATTTTTAACTGCCTGTGCGATTGGAACAGGAATAGCTATTGTTTTTGCTTTTTATTAA
- a CDS encoding threonine/serine exporter family protein, with product MIVHLITSFVATAAFAILFNAPKKTLFQCGFVGMAGWFVYICLVEYDYDAVLASFIAAFFIAIISQIFAKMYKTPIIIFSISGIIPLVPGGTAYDAMRHFVENDYNMAIQLAAKAFMISGAIAVGLVISEVLNQLILKIKFK from the coding sequence ATGATTGTACATTTAATAACAAGCTTTGTCGCCACAGCCGCTTTTGCCATCCTTTTCAATGCACCTAAAAAGACACTATTTCAATGTGGATTTGTCGGCATGGCAGGGTGGTTTGTCTATATATGTCTTGTGGAATATGATTATGATGCTGTCTTGGCATCATTTATCGCCGCTTTTTTTATTGCTATTATCAGTCAAATCTTTGCTAAAATGTATAAAACACCTATAATCATTTTCAGTATATCGGGAATTATTCCACTAGTACCCGGTGGGACCGCGTATGATGCAATGCGTCATTTTGTTGAAAATGATTATAATATGGCTATACAACTTGCTGCCAAAGCGTTCATGATATCTGGTGCGATTGCAGTAGGACTTGTTATTTCTGAAGTGTTAAACCAACTCATACTAAAAATTAAATTTAAATAG
- the chrA gene encoding chromate efflux transporter — MIQKHRTKGFTSLLEILFVSMRLGLTSFGGPVAHLGYFHNEYVRKRNWLDEKSYADLVALCQFLPGPASSQVGIGIGVIRGGFIGGVVAFLGFTMPSVIALILFAQLLDGMDITNAGWIHGLKIVAVAVVAHAILGMAQKLAPDLKRKAIALFAIIAALLWQTAFIQVGIILLSGFIGFILYKNDKELEENQFHFPISKRLAAGNLILFFALLFALPILSRSLSIDWLTMFDSFYRSGSLVFGGGHVVLPLLEREFVPSGFISEEAFLAGYGAAQAVPGPLFTFAAYIGAVINGWQGGLLATFAIFLPAFLLIIGTLPFWNILRKNPKINGALMGVNAAVVGILIAAFYHPIWTSSIFEPVDFAFASLLFSMLVYWKLPPWIIVLTGGVGGVFIGML, encoded by the coding sequence ATGATTCAAAAGCATCGAACAAAAGGATTTACATCATTGTTAGAAATATTGTTTGTTTCAATGAGGCTAGGACTTACTTCTTTTGGAGGACCCGTTGCACATCTTGGCTATTTTCATAATGAGTATGTACGAAAACGAAATTGGCTAGATGAAAAAAGCTATGCTGATTTAGTTGCTTTATGCCAATTTCTACCTGGTCCAGCTAGCAGTCAAGTCGGGATTGGCATTGGAGTCATACGTGGTGGTTTTATAGGCGGAGTAGTGGCTTTTCTTGGCTTTACAATGCCTTCTGTCATCGCATTGATTTTATTTGCTCAGCTTTTAGATGGCATGGATATAACAAATGCAGGATGGATCCATGGATTGAAGATCGTTGCTGTAGCTGTTGTGGCACATGCTATTTTAGGAATGGCACAAAAGCTCGCACCGGATTTAAAAAGGAAAGCTATCGCTCTTTTTGCGATTATTGCAGCTTTATTATGGCAAACGGCTTTTATACAGGTGGGCATCATTTTATTGTCTGGATTCATTGGGTTTATTCTCTATAAAAATGATAAAGAACTAGAAGAAAATCAATTTCATTTTCCTATTTCAAAGCGTTTAGCTGCAGGAAACCTAATCCTATTCTTCGCCTTGCTTTTTGCTTTGCCAATCTTAAGTAGAAGCTTGTCCATAGATTGGCTCACTATGTTTGACAGTTTCTATCGCTCTGGCTCTCTAGTATTTGGAGGAGGTCATGTTGTTCTTCCATTGCTTGAACGTGAATTTGTTCCATCCGGCTTTATTAGTGAGGAAGCCTTCCTAGCTGGCTATGGTGCTGCACAGGCAGTGCCTGGACCTCTCTTTACATTTGCAGCTTATATTGGGGCGGTCATAAATGGCTGGCAAGGAGGATTACTAGCAACCTTTGCTATTTTTTTACCTGCTTTTTTATTAATCATTGGTACTTTGCCTTTTTGGAATATTCTTCGAAAAAATCCAAAGATTAATGGCGCTTTGATGGGGGTTAACGCTGCTGTAGTCGGGATATTAATTGCTGCCTTTTACCACCCAATTTGGACAAGTTCTATTTTTGAACCAGTTGATTTTGCATTTGCTTCATTATTGTTCAGCATGCTCGTATACTGGAAGCTGCCTCCTTGGATCATTGTTTTAACAGGAGGAGTAGGTGGAGTTTTTATTGGAATGCTATAA